Part of the Ornithodoros turicata isolate Travis chromosome 6, ASM3712646v1, whole genome shotgun sequence genome, AGCGGCAGGACTAAGCGAGGACGTATTGAGAAAGAACTCTGAGAAATATCGATATCCAACTCCTAAAGCGGCAATGTTGACGAGCTTCTCCACTCCTGCTGTAAAATTGATTATACAGTACAATGACGGCGTTACAAATGTGTACGGCGGGTGCAACGAGAACGTAGCGTACTTCGTCGACATCTCGTAGTTTTGCCCTGGATGCGAAGCATTCGCTGAAGTGCATTAACCTTGACCCGGAACCCCTCCACGGCCAGGTATCTGGTCCAGTAGCCTATCGCATTCACAGGAGGTGTAATATCGTGCAAGTGGAGTTCAAAAGGAAAATAGATCTTCACCGTCGATATCCTCTTACGTATCACTGCAGCGTCCTCTGGTGAGAAGacgtcagacatatgtcggatTATTTGCAGGGCGATGTCTGAGTAGAGTTCACGAACCACGAGGTCTTTTTTAGGACTCGCAAAGCTTTCAACGACAGCTATGTACCAGAGCAACGACAAGCTGTTCGTGGACTGTCTACAGAAGTCTCCACTGTTCGAAAATTTTTTGGAGTCTCTGAATCGGTTGTTCCAGTGGTGAAGACTGGCTTCCAGCATCAGCAAAGCCAACGCAGTCGGTTGCGGCCCACTGATGACGACGAAAAAgtatttcttcaagatggtTAACGGACTGTGGAGGATGACCTGTGGTATTTCGTAGCCTTTGTACATTTTCCAAATAGATTCCCAAGTTTCCAAAGGCAGGCCTGGAACAATGTCATCGAGTACAGATTTGTTTGAACTTAATGCGATGTTTGGGCCGTTGTTGAGATAAACATCTGCTGCTAAATCGGCCAGTTCTTGCAAGGTCACGTTGGTGGAAACTAGCTCGTTGATTATCTCAAGTCCGACTGTCATTTCAGCGCTCTGGGCATCTTCCAGGCAAGTTTTCTCTACTCGTAGGATGACCGTGCCATTGGCTTCGGAAAAATAAAGGCCAGGGGTGACGCCATAGAGGAGAAGAAGACGTGTCAAGTAGTCAAACATGTCTTCCACCTTCGGGTATGGCTTTGGCAGTATGGTTCTCAGCACAGCCGTTACAGCGCTACGAAATCCCGTGCCTTCTGCAGAAAAAGCAGCAAGGCACTCACGGTAGTAGCGGCCGATGGTCTGCGATGCCATGCTTGTGCTTCCAGCTAGCGTGTACGTTGGAGTGTAGACGTCTGCGAGAAGTCGTTTCTCAACCAGGGTTGCAGTTTCCTGGCGATCCCAATTATAGCAAACGTAGCTGTAGAAGTTTTTGCAAGGGTCGAAGCTCCTGTTCGAAGTCTTCCACAGAAGGCGTACCAGATCGGGACAGCAGAAGACGTCTTGAACCACCGCAGATTCCCGTGTCGAGTATGCGTAGAACAAGACGATAAATACCGTGGCTGCGGCTGTGACGACAAGAGTAAGACACACTGTTAACTCTGGTTTGCATTCCGAGGAACGTGCAGAAGGCATCGTGCACGCGAGAGAGGAGCGTGCATGGTCAATATCTTCTTCACCTCCTTCCGCAGAGTCCTTGGTTGAGCGTTCGAATCGTCACAGAAACTACGAAACAACGATCACGTCATCAATAAACTTCGAACAGAAGGCAAGCACCGGAGAGCACAGAAGACCACATCACACGAATTTTCTCACACCTCTCTGTGATAACTTCAACTTTCTCAAACACCATACCTATCATGCTTCCATCAGCTTACAATGTCACGTTCCCTACTCGTGAAGACGAAGGTTGTTAAGTAATTGAGTAAAAGTAATTGAGTACGTGGGCACCCTACCACAACCAACACGCTTTACATCTACTCGcatgtgtatttatttatttgtttaataCCCTCATGGAAAAGcactacagaggggagtggtttTACAAATGATCCGTAATGATTCTATGGAATGTTTTCGAGTTGGTACAAAATAGTGAAGATGGAAGATTGATGATTCCAGTCAATGCTTGTTCTCGGTACAAACGAATTTGAAAAAGCGCTAGGCCTGCAGTGAGGTGTCCCTACTTTGTGCTGATGGTCAATGCGGGATGAAAAGTAATGCGGAGCGGCGAGGAGGTCATCCTTTAAAGTGGGATTGTGGAAGTATATGCTATGGAAGAGAGAAAGACGGCTAATTTTACGGCGTAAAGATAATGGCTGTAAGGATAATGAGACTTTCATAGTTGAaacactggctgtgctgtgttAGTTCGAAAAGATGAAACGGGTCGCGCGGTTCTGCACTGCTTGCAGTTTATGAATTAGTGATGATTGGACTGGGTCCCAGACAGCTGACGCGTATTCGAGTTTCGGTCGCACAAGCGTCTTATATAGTGTTCTTATATATGCGTCTATATATTTAGGTTCACCGGGGCCAAGTAGAAATTTCTCCTTATATCCCCAAGAGCACGGTTAGCATTGTTGCAAATGTATTCAACATGGGTGTCCCATGAGAAGTCAGGTGATAGTAGTACGCCAAGGTATTTATAACTGGTAACAGACTGAAGATAGATGTTATTTATAGAATAGCGATTGTTAGGTTGCACTTTTCCGAGAGTTGGACATGTGCTTACACTTCGTAGGGTTGAGCGCCATACCCCATTGGTGACACCAAAGAGAAATTTGTGAAAGGTCAGACTGAAGGTTAGCTACGTCAGAAGGGCATTTGACTTCACGGTAGATTACACAATCGTCAGCAAATAATCGGACATGTGAGGAAACACAGTTTGTGAGGTCGTTGATATATATTAAGAGAAGAAGTGGGCCGAGGACTGAGCCTTGGGGTACGCCCGATGTTACAGGAAGAAGACCAGAGTCCAAACCATTAGCAGTGACGTATTGCGTGCGATTAGTCCGGAAGGACTCAATCCATGTCAGTACCTGCTGGTCAATATTATGACTGCGTAACTTAAGAAGAAGGCGTGAATGAGGGACCTTATCAAAGGCTTTAGAGAAATCTAAAAAAAGTCCGCCTGAGACCCACGGTCCAAAAAACTGTGGAGATCATGTGTAAGTGATATGAATTGAGTTGAACAGGAAAATGTTTTACGGAACCCATGCTGATGTGGGAAGAAGAAGCGATGTGAATCCCAGTGCTCAATGACAGATTTGAAGATAACGTGCTCAAGGATTTTACAAGGCACACTTGTTAGAGAAATTGGTCGGTAATTAGTAGCCAGATGTATGTTACCCGATTTGTAGACTGGAATCATCCTGCCAACCTTCCACTCGTATGGTAAGTCGCCGCTTATTAGGGATTGCTCAAACAGCTTTGACAAGATCATAGCCGAGTACATTTTAGTATTTTTAAGAAACTTAGTGTTGATGCCATCAATACCGCATGATGAGGTAAGTTTAAGGGATTCGATGATTTTAGCAACGCCAGGCACATTAATGATTAACTTATCCATAGGCGAGAAATTAAAATACACGGAAGAAACGGGCGCTTGTGGAACAGAGCTCGCAAATGTTTTAGTGAAAACCTCATTAGGGTAGTCCGGACACTCAATCAAGGGGACACCGCTGGGCTGCTGTAACTCGATCGCATGGTCATCCTTGTTCCTGAATGTATTCCAGAATATTTTCGGGTTGGAATTAAGCATATTCGGCAACGTTTGCTGAAAGAAACGTGACTTGGCATCCTTTAAAGCAGCTATGTACCGAGTTTCAGCGTCAACGTAAGCCGCCCAACGGGAACAAGATTTTGACAACCGGGCAGACCTgtacagacgtttctttttgttccttAGCCTACTAAGAGTTCTGCTATACCATGGTGTGCGAGGTGAAGTGATAGCCCTACGAAGTGGAATATGGGTGTTGGAAAGCCGTTGTACTTTGTATTTGAACATGCCCCAATTTGCTTGCAACGAACGTTGTTGAAACCCTTCCAAAAAACATCAAGGAAGGCCCCCAGTGCGTCATTGATCGCATCGTAATCAGCCTTAGCATAGTCGCGAAAATACTTTAACTGCCTTCGCTTACTAGCTCGCACAGCATGGGAATTCATTGTAAAATGAATGATTTTGTGATCACTCAGACCATCTAAACAAGTAAGAGATGATACAATATCGGGGTGAGTTGATAACACAAGATCAAGCGTTGATGAAGTGGTTGATGTTACCCTTGTTGGTTCATTAACAAGTTGATTGAGATTGAGTTCCATACAAAGATTAAGAAAATCGCCACACTCTGATGAAAAGGGCAAGACTAACGGCGGTGACGCAGCCCATAGTATGCTAGGATAATTGAAATCACCTAAAAGGAAAACTGGTACATCAGGGTGACGAACCATAATAAGATTAACAGCATCACGTAGTTCATTTACAAAAGTTGGCGGTGAAGACGGAGGACGATAACAGATACCGAAGATAATTCGACGATAACAGCAAGTTACCGATACCCGTAGAATTTCAAGGTTACTAGTAACATTGATTAGAGAAGAGACCATGTCTGATGATACCGCAATCAATACACCTCCTCCAACTCTCGATCCTCTGTCAGCGCGATACACATTGTAAGCTTTGACACTTGAAAACAGTTCGTGATTAGGCACCTTCGCAGAAAACCATGTCTCAGTAAGAACTATGATGTCTGCGTCGCAAGTATCAATAATATGGCCTTAATTGTTATGTAGACAGAGCGGTGCCTGCTGTTGGTCGATCAACAACAGCTAAGTCGTCGTTCTGTTCCCTGCTGATGCCAGCAGGCAAGTCAATGCGCTCATCGCCGTGCGGAGGTACTATCTCAACAACACTATCCTGAATGGCATCATAAGTAAAACATTTGTTGTCTACGTATAGCCGGTTATAGCACAAACGGAACGGTGTTTGCATTGACCTACCATACTCGACCAGCTTTTTGCTGCCCACGCGGGTAGCCAAAGAAAAGCCTTCAGATATCGAAATACTACAACCAGACAGCAGTGACCTCGATTTTAATATTTTCTCTTTCGTTTTAAATGAGGAGAATTTGATTATAACAGGTCGCTGTTTGTGCTGAGAAAACCTTCCAATTCTATGCGCACGAGAAATATCAGCGCTTTCAACCACAAGATGGAGTGATTCGCGAAAAAAGTTAATCGCCGCCTTCTCGGTGTCCTCCCAAGTTTCCTGGGGGGAATTTTCGGGAAGGCCGTGAATGACGAGGTTATCCCGTCGGGAGCGATCTTCGTACTCATTCAGTCGTACACGGAGTGCTTCATTTTCCCGTTGAATGCTAGCGCTCGTTGTTTTTAAGCTCTTTTAGTTCACGTTAAACCGAATCAATCGAAGACGCTCTTTGTTCAACGGAGTCAAGGCGATCACTGACTGATAGACGATAGTTTCTTTTCAATAGATTCTTGGTTTAGTTTGACTTCTCCTGACTGATTCCATAAGAGTCTAAGACTTCTGGCCTTCATCAAGACTAAGTGTGCGCTGGTTTATATCTTGTACcaacaaaggaggtcatcaAGCTGCTTGTTAGGCTGCTTTAGATACTTAAATATTTAGATGCTTTTGTTGTGTCTTGAGTGAAACATCAGTGGGGGGCTGTGCGCGCGGGTGAACAGAGAAGTGAACAGGCAGCACCTTCATGCGGGGTCAGCGGGGGTTTCCCCTCTCATTtctacaaacaacaactttattaggagatgatgtatggggagtttcgtcgccggGGCCGATACTCTGCCCCCGTTGCTGGTAGTACGTGATGCGGGGAATTAACCTCGATCCTATCCGGGACCCGATCCGGGAATTAACCTCGgacctatttctgcacaaattttgggctaattttagcccaaaatttgtgcagaaataggactttcgatttttgacctgaaaaaaccccaaggggttaggcttaccttttttttaagccaaaaattaaaagtactcagatcgagctaaaaatgcgcagaggtactcagcaggaatcgccctttaattttagcccaaaatttgtgcagaaataggactttcgatttttaccatgaaaaaaccccaagggggttaggcttaccttttttaagccaaaaattaaaagtgctcagatcgatctaaaaatgcgcacagatactcagcaggaatcgccctttaattttagcccaaaatttgtgcagaaataggactttcgatttttgacctgaaaaaaccccaaggggctTACCTTTATTTAagccaaaaattaaaagtgctcagatcgagctaaaaatgtgcacagatactcagcaggaatcgccctttaattttagcccaaaatttgtgcagaaataggactttcgatttttaccGTGAAAAAACCTTTTTTTTAagccaaaaattaaaagtgctcagatcgagctaaaaatgcgcacagatactcagcaggaatcgccctttaattttagcccaaaatttgtgcagaaataggactttcgatttttaccatgaaaaaaccccaaggggttaggcttaccttttttatgcaaaaaattaaaagtgctcagatcgatctaaaaatgcgcacagatactcagcaggaatcgccctttaattttagcccaaaatttgtgcagaaataggactttcgatttttgacctgaaaaaaaccccaaggggcttacctttttttaagccaaaaattaaaagtgctcagatcgagcaaaaaatgcgcacagatactcagcaggaatcgccctttaattttagcccaaaatttgtgcagaaataggactttcgatttttgacctgaaaaaacccaaagggcttacctttttttaagccaaaaattaaaagtgctcagatcgagctaaaaatgcgcacagatactcagcaggaatcgccctttaattttagcccaaaatttgtgcagaaataggactttcgatttttaccGTGAAAAAACCTTTTTTTTAGCCAAAAATtaaaaagtgctcagatcgagctaaaaatgcgcacagatactcagcaggaatcgccctttaattttagcccaaaatttgtgcagaaataggactttcgatttttgacctgaaaaaaccccaaggggttaggctttccttttttcccatttttggcaaaaaaataaaagtgctccgaTCGAGCCGAAATTGAGCACAGATGATCTGCAGGAACTGCCCTTTAATTTCAGCAGGAAAGTGGGTTCGAAATCAGACCTTCGAATTTTGCCAGAAAAAACACCGAGGAGACTTtcctttttcccatttttggcgaaaaaatacGTGCTCCCATCGAGCCGGAATTGAGCACAGATGATCAGCAGGAACTGCCCTTTAATTTCAGCGGGAAGTGGGTTCGAAATCAGACCTTCGAATTTTGCCATGAAAAACACCAAGGGTttaccttttttcccatttttggcgaaaaaataaaagtgctcagatcgaccAGAAATTGAGCACAGATATTCAGCAGGAGCTGAACTTTAATTCGAGCAGGTCATTGGGCACGAAATCAGACCTGCGAATTTTGGCCAAAACACCAAAACACGTACATTTCTTTATTAATAAACTTGATGCGTCTCCTAACAGTGGTCAATACGAATCATCCTTGTGGCTAAATTGGGGGAACGGTTAATTGATTAATACGTTCCACGTGACCGTCGTGACATTCAAAGAATCACGGTGTCCGTGACATGTGCTGCCGGGGCAACCTCTTCGACTCATCGAGTGTCGTAGACGCCAGAGTCGCTCGAATCGTCTGTCGTTCCCGCAGTCGTCAAATTGCAGGTCAAAAACAGCCCAGCCCAAATCGGGGGCAAGACCGCGCTCGATTAAGTTGCCAGAAGTGAGATTCGCCtggaaaaaacaacaactcAGCAGCTGCTTCGTTGGAGTACTTGAGATCATAGTCAATAtatagaaacacacacacacacacacacacacacacaaaatgtaagccccttgtgggtggagctagcGAGTTGCTATACGTGTGAACGAAGTCTCGAAGTTGCTCATAAGACGTCGGTTCGGGTTGctggaaaagttgccccgtgcgAACGCAGCAAATGTTTATAGGTAGATTAGATAGGGATAGATGTTTATAGATCATCAAAATGATATGATATAGTATCATCATATCATCACATCATATTAGAATATCATGCATCAAAAACACAAAATTAAACAATATCATAAAGAACACaaggtcccaagcagcacaatgcactgcccaagcagcacaatgtactgaaagtcgagtgcaacaggggtggacgggtaagcgaaagaccttgaacagactcgtgaaactaaagaacatcgataagacacataccgtccacccctattgcactcgactttcagtacattgtgctgcttgggtgaaagtagagtgcaataggggtggacgggtaggtgcaagtccttgaacacactcgtgaagctaaagaacattgataatacacatacGGTCGACTCCCAcagcactcgactttcagtacattttgctgcttggggactGCAATAAAACTGTTATCATTTTGGTCTTTTATCTGTCCCTGATACGCAAACATGCGCTCGCTTGCTGTTTGAGGCAGATACGTTTTGTCTGCGACCTTTTCCTTCCAGAAGGCATCTGCTGTGTACCTCAGTCTACCCCCCTGGTGAATGCAGCAACGTCCGGCAATTAGATGCACCATCTCACGGAGTTTCTTTCATGCGGCATTCTACTGGCGATACCGTTTAGCGATTCGTTTCTTACGTTGTTCCCTGGATACGCTTGGAGACAGCCTTGAAAGGCCCTTCGTGTAGTTGCACTTTGCCTCTCATTATTGCGGAAGGAACCTTTCTAATCGAGAAGAGTCGTTCATCGCATTTTACTTCTGTAACAATAGCGTCTTCTTGACATAGAACTCCAGGGACGTTCTCACGTTTGAATACGGGGCCATGGCCACCAAGATGATCAACTGCTAAGGTTCACGTATGTAAGCGGAATAACTGACTATTTCTATGGGGAAGACGAATTGCCCCGACCTAAATCGTTCAAGCAGAATTACGAATACGTTACGCGAACTTTAAGTCCGGTGTGGCACTTTAACGCAGTTATTTTCTTGCGTTTTCTGAACTGAAGTTCACCGCAAGTGGAACCTGCTTTGAACTCGCTGATCTAGACACTGGTCTTCCTCACCTTCATGCTCATGGATTCCGGTGTGTCGTAGATGTAGACGTGTCTGACGTCTCGCCCTTGACTCACGGCGAAGATCTCTGGATATTGGATCGTGCGTGTCCGTCCACACACCTTAAACAACACGGAAGAAAAACATATGCGGACGATGTTCACGTGCAGGTACTGGTTGGATGCGTACAGAGGGCGCTGTCGTGACGCCTCAGTGTTATGTGCATCCATGTCAACCTGCATACCGTGTTTTACAGCCAAGGGGAAATGGACGAGCAGAAAAATCTGCCTCTCTCCGCGGATGATGTTAAGTACTGGGCCTCGttatgttgttgttgatgatgatgctgattgAAATTTCACCCAACGCAAAAAGGAGCGGTGAAAGTTCTACATAAATCTGCTGCGGATTCTCTGACAAATAACGTGCGCTCTCGCGAAAAACGATTTTTTGTTACTTGCACACCCTCTAGAAACCCCTCAACTCTTTCGCAGAGCTCGTAAGTGAGTGTGGCATGCTCACGTCACTCCGTGACGTATAGAGTACGCAGCAGGTAGCGCCGCGTCGTGTCCGTAGCGAGCGGGCGAATTTTCTCTGGAAAGGGAGACCTCGCGGCTGTTCATTACGCTTATCCGACGTCGCACTGATATTATCAGGTATGTCATGCCAGGAGACCGTGCCAGGTCTCAAAAGATCGCGCTGGTGTCAAGATTTTGAGAGCGCTCTTTGAAAAGTAAAATGCGCGGGGACAAGGTCCGctcagcgaaaatattttgcctCGGATAGTCTGATTGAAAAGTGAAGCAGGCTTTCCAGGAGCGCTAAATGTCTTTCCATTGCTCCTTCAAAGAAGCCTCAGTTCGGTAAAAATGCTCCACAGACAACTTACGACGATGCTTGGTAATCAGCCTTCGCTATAAAATCgagcaaaacaagaaaaaaaaataccgtcAGGCTGGTTGCCTTACTTGGTTGTAATTCTCCACAGTGAAGCCGACGGGTTTTTGCTCAATCACGTTGCTGCCGGTGTCGTTCTGTTCGACCGCTGAAGACAACGTGAAGGAAGACACCCCGCAGGTCATAGAGAGCATCAGGGTCTTGGGAATGGAAAGCAGACTCTGGAGTTGTTCCAGAGTTGAGGACTGGCGCATTGCGTGAAAGCCGGTTAAGAGTACGCGTGAAGCTGACGCGTGAAGACTAATGAAATGTGAAGACTCACCAACGAAGGTTTGTCTATTAGTCTGGGATTCTTCCACATCGTGCCTCCTGCCATGGCCTCGTGCTTGTCGATGTCCCAGAACGAGATGTGCGTTCGTGCCACCAGGATATCAACGCCCATGCTGCATTGGTTGGCAGTTCTTGTGCGTCAACGATTAACAACCAATAGTCAATCGCGTACCGAGCACGACACGTTACTGTTGGTATACCAGAGGGATGTCCTATACCCTTTCTCGTGATCGACTCGCGCAATGCACTCTAGGCcggtgtgacgtcatcattcACGTGACCATCAAGGTTGCGTTAATGCAGCCTAACGTTACTGTCTGTAaacatttttttaatttcatgttagcgccgcgaagcaactgtggctatgagaggcgtagagacgtggacagatggagagaggacagcaagaaggaggggggacagggggttagtatgcgtcctgggccgacttcagggggaattgggccgactttcgtctggaaagtcttcgaaaaacccagcgaaaacctcagagagcacagccggtgacaggattcgaacccgtgtcacctcccagtctcggcatggaaAGCTGTATCAGCTTAACCACTaggccaccggagctggtcgtcAGGGAAACAACGCGATTACTCTTATGTGCATCGCGTTGTGGTCACGTTTCGATCCTCACTAATTAGTTTCATCCCATATATATTCTTCCAGTAAAACAAGTAGGCTCGTAAATGCGGCGTGACGATGCCAATGACGGTTCATGCGACGCAAGGACACTTTGGACGAATTGGATTGCTTCGGAAGCTGTACCACGGCGAGTAAGAAGCACTGAGCAATAGTGTAATAGCGGTGCAAAAATCTCAacaaccgcaaaaaaaaagaagagagaaaagaaataaaTCATGTGATATCTAAATGACTATACCTACGACATATGATCAAAACTGCTCGAACGATCAAAGGGACTACATCACGTGCTTGCCGTGATGCAGTCCCTTTTTACCCAGTGTTACATGTATCGCATGAAATGTCATAagtaaactgaaactgaaaacaAAATGGTGATTTTGCCATGGGCGACCGCTTGGGGGAGTGTTACGAAAATTGGAGGGTTTCGGGCACAACGGTGCCTAACTGAGGTATGGTTGGCACGTCCTAAGATCGTAACACCGTAACCGCGCACGAGAAAAGGACAAAAGGGTATGGCGCATGCTTATAAAGGTAATGCCACAAAGGTAACTGTATACCAGCAGATAACTATCAGCAGGCCATGCATCTCGTTGCTGCCGCAAGAGATTGAGTACTGGTCATCGCTTCCTTATAGCTTTGTTATCTACAGGAAGGAGCGGAGAGAAGGAATTGCGTTGCCTTGATAGACATGCGTCATCTGAAATTAAAACTTATCAAGCTGCGAGTCGTGTTGTCACCATAAGATCATCCCCGGGCGGGGACATGGAAAAACTTCGGAGCTTCTAAGGCGTCACGTTAATTTGCTTAGCAACCAGGGCTCACCGTGCAATCTCTTCAAGGAGACCGGGAAGGTTTCTAAGCTGAGCCTGTTTGGTCATCTCCACCGCAACGGCGAGGCTGCTCTTCAAACCCGGACGAGACATGGCGTAATTTCTCTCCATTTTTTTCAGCAGCTGAacagaaaataataataataataacaaggGATGGGACGAAGAACTTTCCTTAAGATGTTTCTCCCTCCGTAGCACTGAAACATTTTCGTTGTAATGTCTTTGTCAACCAAAGTCGAAGCCAACGATGGGCGAAGAGAGTACAAGTCTGCTCCCAGATTAAGTTCCCAGGACGACACAACATTAGAGCAATCAGTTTCAGCAATTAATGGGCTGTCAAATACATCTTTATCACTGCAGGAAGAACTCCCTCTCCCTCTTCGATGGCATGATAGTCTCTGTACACGTGTCACCACCTTTACCAATTAGCGGGACTTCCCCAACCTCTCTCTcccctctgtttctttttttcttttttgtaatgcCCCTTTACTGTGGTTGTGTTATGCGGGTTGCATCGCACCTACAATATCTCTGGAATACAAAAAGATTCCCAAAAGAGTAAAAGGTGTTAGAAGAAGCAAAAGGAGACATATTTGGGAGGCCCTGCTGATAGAGGTAGTGACACATACGCTAGTACAGAGTGTATCATACTACCggagagggaaagggagttcctgCTGCAGCGATAAAGATGTATTTGACACTCCATCAAACTGTTGAAAAGTGAGTGCTCTGTGTTGCGTCATCTGTGTTCGTCTTTTTGGCGCTTTTATCGTCAAGGGATTGTACAGGC contains:
- the LOC135396878 gene encoding uncharacterized protein LOC135396878, translating into MVLTFALCLGLVATVYYVLNPMEGAEGGDGTAEARADYDTNPTVGDLWIVAVTTDDERLRGRSVTEDDDDFPEPDSSLNSSKGSGAKPTGDYRPGRVLGALQTAPSAEVQLSTDAVSSSKKELLLCTVTGNVEVAIVNYPDGLCDFLFYTHVAYNGRKFSFTPTEYGKCYPLFTAKAVGAKKTSYGVSFHVDYAEKLESALKTVYGNNAFSRLFNGNVQHHGILNVIGDTARILGHMARMRTLLPLLKKMERNYAMSRPGLKSSLAVAVEMTKQAQLRNLPGLLEEIARMGVDILVARTHISFWDIDKHEAMAGGTMWKNPRLIDKPSLSSTLEQLQSLLSIPKTLMLSMTCGVSSFTLSSAVEQNDTGSNVIEQKPVGFTVENYNQVCGRTRTIQYPEIFAVSQGRDVRHVYIYDTPESMSMKANLTSGNLIERGLAPDLGWAVFDLQFDDCGNDRRFERLWRLRHSMSRRGCPGSTCHGHRDSLNVTTVTWNVLIN